The Pyrenophora tritici-repentis strain M4 chromosome 10, whole genome shotgun sequence genome contains a region encoding:
- a CDS encoding lipase produces MFSSSSLVITVLLSAMKCTAAPLIQERDSSVLARGLFSGGPLSGPSSAVVDSNLMSQFELMGQYSTAAYCPNNFNSPGDQIECAGGNCPRVQDADSITAAEYSRQETSTDVTGFVAVDHTNQLIVVSFRGSSSLDNWRTNLDMDVTQTKLCDDCTAHRGFWQSWLDAKDRVMPAVQQAAASFPQYKITVTGHSLGAAIATLAAANMRHDGYTVALYNFGSPRIGGAKISNYITNQPGGNYRVTHWNDPIPRVPLLTMGYVHISPEYYINKATGQDVQASDIKVYEGSMNLRGNMAWLYVDVEAHRWYFDAISKCGGTEKTKRGGLRIRGVEGDAEIVATF; encoded by the exons ATGTTCTCCTCCTCGTCTCTCGTTATTACCGTGCTACTGAGTGCAATGAAATGCACAGCTGCGCCACTTATTCAGGAGAGAGACTCATCGGTACTCGCACGTGGTCTATTTTCAGGGGGGCCACTCTCCGGTCCGTCGTCAGCCGTCGTTGACTCAAACCTCATGAGTCAATTCGAACTGATGGGGCAATATTCGACAGCAGCCTATTGCCCAAACAACTTTAACTCGCCTGGCGACCAAATCGAATGCGCCGGTGGAAACTGCCCACGCGTTCAAGATGCAGACTCCATCACCGCAGCGGAGTACAGCCG ACAGGAAACATCTACCGACGTGACAGGTTTTGTCGCAGTGGACCACACCAACCAGCTCATCGTCGTCTCATTCCGCGGCAGCTCCTCTCTCGACAACTGGCGCACAAACCTGGATATGGATGTCACCCAAACAAAACTTTGCGACGACTGCACAGCACACAGAGGTTTCTGGCAATCATGGCTAGATGCAAAGGACCGCGTGATGCCAGCCGTACAACAAGCAGCTGCCTCTTTCCCCCAGTACAAAATCACCGTAACAGGCCATTCGCTTGGGGCCGCAATCGCAACACTCGCTGCTGCTAATATGCGTCATGATGGATACACCGTCGCATTATACAACTTCGGTTCCCCGCGTATTGGAGGTGCCAAAATTAGTAACTACATCACCAACCAACCTGGAGGCAACTACCGCGTGACCCACTGGAACGACCCCATCCCGAGAGTTCCTCTTCTCACAATGGGCTACGTTCACATCAGCCCGGAGTACTACATCAACAAGGCGACTGGCCAGGATGTCCAGGCCAGCGACATCAAAGTGTACGAAGGATCCATGAACCTAAGGGGAAACATGGCGTGGCTTTACGTGGACGTTGAAGCGCATCGGTGGTACTTTGACGCTATCTCTAAATGTGGTGGGACAGAAAAGACTAAGCGAGGTGGACTGAGGATTAGAGGTGTAGAAGGGGATGCTGAAATAGTAGCTACATTCTAG
- a CDS encoding UBA-e1-C domain containing protein, giving the protein MVYFEQHVVLPPETQERVDKLIWILGLIVITGIFLVVLTIVLGLGIGYVIWKKGSRGKASVTWQFDGQEEMTKTK; this is encoded by the coding sequence ATGGTCTATTTCGAGCAGCACGTTGTGTTACCGCCCGAAACCCAAGAGCGTGTGGATAAGTTGATCTGGATCTTGGGCTTGATCGTGATTACTGGGATATTCCTTGTGGTGTTGACAATCGTCCTTGGACTGGGAATTGGCTACGTGATTTGGAAAAAAGGAAGTCGTGGCAAGGCTAGTGTCACATGGCAATTTGACGGGCAGGAGGAGATGACGAAGACCAAGTAA
- a CDS encoding DesA, Fatty acid desaturase: protein MITHLLLYFCTSIPSATYLYINFHWWHAVLHCVMQGYYMGAYTLLKHQHIHMRGVLNKRYDLFDRLFPYILDPMMGHTWNSYYYHHVKHHHVEGNGPNDLSSTIRYQRDSVWDFLQYVGRFYFLIWIELPMYFLRTRKPNLALQAGACEVGNYVFLYMMYNYVNALATTFVFLIPLAFMRLALMTGNWGQHAFVDEVEPDSDFRSSITLIDVPSNRYCYNDGYHTSHHLNPLRHWREHPVAFLSQKKQYSDEQAIVFYNIDYFFLTVNLLRKNYEHIANCLVPMGDQMKLTLDEKVEMLKRKTRKFTEQEIAEKWGKQYAKLK from the exons ATGATAACACATCTACTGCTCTACTTCTGCACCAGCATCCCATCAGCCACGTACCTGTACATCAACTTCCATTGGTGGCACGCTGTACTACACTGCGTCATGCAGGGATATTACATGGGCGCGTACACTCTGTTAAAGCACCAGCACATCCATATGCGTGGTGTACTTAACAAGAGGTACGACCTCTTCGACCGACTGTTCCCATACATTCTTGATCCTATGATGGGACATACGtggaactcttactactACCACCACGTCAAGCACCACCACGTTGAAGGCAATGGCCCCAACGATCTTTCATCCACCATCCGATATCAGAGGGATAGTGTTTGGGACTTCCTGCAATATGTTGGTCGCTTCTACTTCCTGATCTGGATCGAGCTGCCAATGTACTTTCTGCGCACGCGCAAACCCAATCTTGCGCTTCAAGCTGGCGCTTGCGAGGTCGGCAACTATGTCTTTTTGTACATGATGTACAACTATGTAAATGCTCTGGCGACGACCTTTGTATTCCTGATCCCTCTCGCTTTCATGCGCTTGGCACTGATGACTGGCAACTGGGGTCAACATGCCTTCGTTGACGAAGTCGAGCCTGATTCAGACTTCAGGTCAAGCATTACTCTCATCGACGTACCT AGCAACCGATACTGTTACAACGATGGGTATCATACGTCCCATCACCTTAACCCACTTCGTCATTGGCGCGAACACCCCGTCGCATTCCTTTCACAGAAGAAGCAGTATTCCGACGAGCAGGCAATTGTGTTCTACAACATTGATTACTTCTTCCTAACGGTCAATTTACTAAGGAAGAATTATGAGCACATTGCGAACTGTCTGGTACCGATGGGCGATCAGATGAAGCTCACGCTCGATGAGAAGGTCGAGATGTTGAAGCGCAAGACAAGAAAGTTCACCGAACAGGAAATTGCCGAGAAATGGGGCAAGCAGTACGCGAAACTGAAGTAA
- a CDS encoding 40S ribosomal protein eS4, producing the protein MARGPVKHQKRLSAPNHWLLDKLSGAYAPKASPGPHKLRDSLPLVIFLRNRLKYALNAREVNAILMQRLVKVDGKVRTDSTFPSGLMDVISIEKTGENFRLIYDTKGRFTVHRITDEEAQYKLGKVKRVQLGKGGIPYLVTHDARTIRYPDPAIKVNDTVKVDLTTGKISDFIKFDTGVIVMVTGGRNMGRVGVITHRERHDGGFNIVHIKDAVDNEFTTRESNVIIIGKEKPWISLPKGKGVKLSIAEERDRRRAYAIAGH; encoded by the exons ATGGCGCGTGGACCCGTCAAGCACCAGAAGCGCCTCAGCGCGCCCAACCACTGGCTCCTGGACAAGCTGTCCG GTGCCTACGCTCCCAAGGCCTCCCCCGGTCCTCACAAGCTCCGCGACTCTCTCCCTCTCGTCATCTTCCTCCGTAACCGCTTGAAGTATGCGCTCAACGCCCGTGAGGTCAACGCCATCCTCATGCAGCGCCTCGTCAAGGTTGACGGCAAGGTCCGCACTGACTCCACCTTCCCCTCGGGATTGATGGACGTCATCTCCATTGAGAAGACTGGCGAGAACTTCCGCCTCATCTACGACACCAAGGGCCGCTTCACCGTCCACAGGATAACAGACGAGGAGGCACAATACAAGCTCGGCAAGGTCAAGCGTGTCCAGCTTGGCAAGGGCGGAATTCCCTACTTGGTTACGCACGATGCGCGAAC GATCCGCTACCCCGACCCAGCCATCAAGGTTAACGACACCGTCAAGGTCGACCTCACGACTGGCAAGATCAGCGACTTCATCAAGTTCGACACTGGTGTCATTGTCATGGTCACTGGTGGACGTAACATGGGTCGTGTCGGTGTCATCACCCATCGTGAGCGTCACGACGGAGGCTTCAACATTGTCCACATCAAGGACGCTGTTGACAACGAGTTCACCACTCGTGAGTCCAACGTTAT CATCATCGGAAAGGAGAAGCCATGGATCTCGCTGCCCAAGGGTAAGGGTGTCAAGCTCTCCATTGCTGAGGAGCGTGACCGCCGCAGGGCGTACGCCATCGCTGGTCACTAA
- a CDS encoding MhpC, hydrolase or acyltransferase (alpha-beta hydrolase superfamily), producing the protein MRFFISLLPLALAGLTAAKSCQDLIIPVTIASRQGIFKPVPAEGNIDIASFVAKFNRVGINYTQELLQNYQTLKGSYNISARYCKPHHGSSDTIQLLSHGIGFDKTYWDLEFDNYAYSYVNTALKAGYSTLAIDRLGIGLSSHGDPLNEIQAQSEVEALNEVTLMLRNGKIPEIGRPYKKVVHVGHSFGSVQTFWLSALYPKNTDGIILTGFGGASQYLAYVIAGWNLHSARLNQPLRLGNASSHGLRAEVAKGIIESFKVAFKVSGVHLSSNELWNVLATTEVMDLVTGYNATDVSYNYPSGYIASSDLTSLQYAFLYPGHYDIGLAIEGERTKHPLTIGELLTIGSGPKSSCFTGPVLVVTGENDVPFCGGNCYAGIKGTGLSNLPEAAKQAFPSASVFKSHIQPMTGHGNNFHFNATAGYKVMQNFLAENNLAAY; encoded by the exons ATGAGATTCTTCATATCATTACTACCTCTCGCCCTAGCTGGCTTGACCGCCGCCAAAAGTTGCCAAGATCTCATTATCCCGGTAACGATTGCCTCAAGGCAAGGTATATTCAAGCCTGTGCCGGCCGAAGGCAACATCGACATAGCCTCGTTTGTAGCCAAATTCAACAGAGTCGGGATAAACTACACGCAAGAGCTTCTTCAGAACTATCAAACCTTGAAAGGCTCCTACAATATCTCAGCCCGGTACTGCAAGCCACATCATGGTAGCAGCGATACCATCCAGCTTCTGTCCCATGGTATTGGATTCGACAAGACCTATTGGGATCTGGAGTTCGACAACTACGCTTATAGCTATGTGAATACCGCTCTCAAAGCAGGCTATAGCACGCTCGCCATTGATCGACTGGGCATTGGACTGTCGTCTCACGGAGACCCGCTCAACGA AATTCAGGCTCAATCTGAAGTCGAAGCTCTCAATGAAGTGACTCTCATGTTGCGCAACGGCAAAATCCCAGAAATCGGTCGGCCATACAAAAAGGTTGTCCATGTTGGCCACTCGTTTGGCTCGGTCCAGACATTCTGGCTTTCCGCCCTCTACCCGAAGAACACGGACGGTATCATTCTCACTGGATTTGGCGGGGCTTCGCAATATCTCGCATACGTCATCGCTGGCTGGAATCTGCACAGTGCTCGCCTGAACCAGCCTCTGCGTCTCGGCAATGCCTCAAGCCACGGCCTTCGAGCCGAAGTGGCAAAAGGAATAATCGAAAGCTTCAAGGTTGCATTCAAGGTTTCTGGTGTACATCTCAGTTCAAACGAATTGTGGAATGTGCTTGCGACTACTGAGGTGATGGACTTGGTCACCGGTTATAACGCGACCGACGTCTCATACAACTACCCCAGTGGTTACATAGCCTCTTCCGACCTTACTTCCCTACAATACGCATTCTTATATCCTGGTCACTACGACATTGGGCTAGCCATCGAAGGCGAGAGAACAAAGCACCCTCTCACCATTGGCGAGCTCTTGACGATCGGAAGTGGACCTAAATCGTCATGCTTCACTGGACCGGTCCTTGTTGTCACCGGCGAGAACGACGTACCATTCTGTGGAGGCAACTGTTACGCCGGGATTAAGGGTACCGGTTTATCCAACCTCCCCGAGGCTGCTAAACAGGCATTCCCGTCCGCTTCGGTGTTCAAATCGCACATTCAGCCCATGACTGGCCATGGCAATAACTTCCATTTCAACGCTACGGCTGGCTACAAGGTGATGCAGAACTTCTTAGCTGAAAATAATCTTGCCGCGTATTAG
- a CDS encoding GlcD, FAD-FMN-containing dehydrogenase has translation MERHKAAVETVRRRIQQFYHARTAFRVYHGSTNSTRHVDFDRDAIVDVSTLNHVLSIDYDKRTALVEPNVPMDALVRETIKAGLLPPVVMEFPGITVGGGFVGTAGESSSFKHGFFDRTVLSAEVVLADGTLVTASQTQNQELFEGLRGSFGTLGVLTAVEMQLIPLKTLVEVTYHPTFSFENATHKMQYHTTDEKNDYVDGVLFSKGTGAIVTGRLVHAGQAPRLPIQRFSRPWDEWFWIHAKSVASKGIVTKELVPIEDYLFRYDRGAFWMGMYAYKHFMVPFTWLTRVLLDYFMHTRIMYHALHASGYTDRYIIHDISFPSENSAPFLEYTDQAFGLYPIWLCPLRRDGRSSMGHPKPFGGLVGGKHTDAYDGNYISIGLWGPYPSNETEYVRANREIEAKMRELGGLKWLYSRVFYTEDEWWDVYDKRKYDELRSKYNATSLSTIWDKVKDRGRKEEFGPGLKGLLKRVVKSNAFLSGLYGIYKAVKGEDYILKKKAS, from the coding sequence ATGGAGCGCCACAAAGCTGCGGTAGAGACAGTACGCAGGCGTATACAACAGTTTTACCACGCGAGAACGGCGTTCCGAGTCTATCACGGCAGTACCAACAGCACCCGCCATGTTGATTTCGACCGAGACGCCATTGTAGACGTCAGCACTCTTAATCATGTTCTCTCCATCGATTATGACAAGAGAACCGCACTGGTCGAACCCAATGTTCCTATGGATGCATTGGTCCGGGAAACAATCAAGGCTGGCCTGCTTCCACCTGTCGTTATGGAGTTTCCGGGCATCACCGTAGGAGGAGGCTTCGTTGGAACTGCAGGAGAGAGTAGCAGTTTTAAGCATGGCTTCTTCGATAGGACTGTATTAAGTGCCGAAGTGGTGCTTGCTGACGGCACTCTCGTTACAGCTTCCCAGACCCAAAATCAAGAACTCTTCGAGGGATTGAGAGGCAGTTTTGGAACACTTGGTGTACTCACAGCAGTTGAGATGCAGCTCATACCCTTGAAAACGTTGGTCGAAGTTACCTACCATCCGACTTTCTCATTCGAGAACGCAACGCACAAAATGCAATATCATACGACCGATGAAAAGAACGACTATGTCGACGGTGTTCTCTTCTCTAAAGGCACGGGCGCTATTGTAACAGGTCGACTCGTCCATGCGGGACAAGCACCTCGACTACCAATCCAACGATTCTCCAGGCCTTGGGACGAGTGGTTTTGGATACATGCAAAGTCTGTCGCATCGAAAGGCATCGTCACGAAGGAACTTGTACCGATAGAAGACTATCTGTTTCGCTACGACCGCGGAGCATTCTGGATGGGCATGTACGCCTACAAACATTTCATGGTTCCCTTCACGTGGCTAACACGCGTCTTACTGGACTACTTCATGCACACAAGAATCATGTACCATGCGCTACATGCTTCGGGTTACACGGATCGTTACATCATCCACGACATATCCTTTCCATCGGAAAATTCTGCCCCTTTCCTGGAATATACCGATCAAGCTTTCGGCTTGTACCCCATTTGGCTCTGTCCATTACGTCGTGATGGTAGAAGCTCAATGGGACATCCGAAACCCTTCGGTGGCCTAGTCGGCGGGAAGCATACCGATGCATACGACGGCAACTACATTAGCATTGGTTTATGGGGGCCCTATCCTTCAAACGAAACAGAATATGTGCGCGCAAACCGCGAAATTGAGGCCAAGATGCGCGAACTCGGGGGATTGAAATGGCTATACTCTCGTGTCTTTTATACTGAAGACGAATGGTGGGACGTCTACGACAAGCGCAAATATGACGAACTTCGCAGCAAGTACAATGCGACATCTTTGTCTACGATATGGGATAAAGTCAAGGATCGCGGTAGGAAGGAGGAGTTTGGACCAGGTTTGAAGGGCTTGCTGAAGAGGGTTGTGAAGAGCAATGCTTTCTTATCAGGTTTGTATGGTATCTACAAGGCTGTCAAGGGCGAGGACTATATTCTCAAGAAGAAGGCATCTTGA
- a CDS encoding GlcD, FAD-FMN-containing dehydrogenase: MDTHKSTVATLASKVAQFSASKTPFRIYHGSTLSTRKSSRERNQIIDVSSLNHVLQIDEREKTVLVEPNVPMDKLVEATMVKELLPKVVMELPNITVGGGFAGTSGESSSYKYGLFDRTITAIELILGNGEVVWASAVHHSDLFFTAAGSCGSLGVITLLKIELIDAKDYVELEYVPVKSTNEAVEQFRRYQEDGSVDYMDGIMYSMNSGVIMLGRLTNKSTHIIQSFDKATDPWFYMHAEDTLKQIEDNGATYKEEIPTQSYLFRYDRGVFWSGLRAFKYFVTPFNRVTRFLLDPFMYSRTMVHALHRSGLASRTIIQDYGVPYDAAEEFVKWTDERTGIWPLWLCPVKSAPFDERSFSQGNNIKDDILLDVGIWDMGPSDAQAFIKLNRDFEAKVTELGGMKCLYAHAYYTEQEFWDTYDEKKYMELRRKYHAESLPSVYDKVKVDLQGVAGGIRVDKRESWQEWAHRQFWSTWPIGGLYGVASATKGLFFKSDFLLKK; the protein is encoded by the exons ATGGATACGCACAAATCGACTGTAGCGACTCTCGCCTCGAAAGTCGCCCAGTTTAGTGCGTCAAAGACGCCCTTCCGCATATATCACGGTTCCACACTATCAACACGAAAATCGTCCCGTGAACGCAATCAGATCATCGATGTGAGCTCGCTCAACCATGTCCTACAAATTGATGAGCGCGAAAAGACGGTACTGGTGGAGCCGAATGTTCCGATGGACAAGCTTGTGGAGGCTACGATGGTCAAGGAATTGCTACCCAAGGTTGTTATGGAGCTCCCCAACATTACAGTTGGTGGCGG ATTCGCTGGCACgagcggcgagagcagtTCCTACAAATATGGACTCTTTGATCGCACCATAACAGCTATCGAGCTCATCCTGGGCAACGGTGAGGTTGTGTGGGCATCAGCCGTACACCACAGCGACTTGTTCTTCACAGCAGCCGGAAGCTGTGGAAGTTTGGGCGTTATCACGTTACTCAAGATTGAACTCATTGACGCCAAAGACTACGTAGAGTTGGAGTACGTACCAGTCAAGAGTACGAACGAAGCTGTCGAGCAGTTTCGACGCTACCAAGAGGATGGTTCAGTCGACTACATGGATGGCATCATGTACTCAATGAATAGTGGCGTGATCATGCTTGGTCGTTTGACCAACAAATCGACACACATAATTCAGAGTTTCGACAAGGCAACAGATCCATGGTTCTACATGCACGCAGAAGACACGCTGAAGCAAATCGAGGACAACGGAGCGACATATAAGGAGGAGATTCCTACACAGTCGTACCTTTTCAGATATGACCGAGGCGTATTCTGGTCGGGACTGCGTGCGTTTAAATACTTTGTCACGCCATTCAACCGTGTCACTCGCTTCCTGCTGGATCCTTTCATGTATTCCCGGACTATGGTGCATGCATTGCATCGCTCGGGTCTGGCATCTCGGACGATCATCCAGGACTACGGTGTTCCATACGATGCAGCAGAAGAGTTTGTCAAATGGACTGATGAGAGAACTGGTATCTGGCCATTGTGGCTGTGTCCGGTAAAATCAGCGCCTTTTGATGAACGTAGTTTCTCCCAAGGAAACAATATCAAAGATGATATCCTCCTTGACGTGGGGATCTGGGACATGGGACCAAGCGATGCTCAGGCTTTCATCAAGCTGAACCGCGACTTTGAAGCAAAAGTTACAGAGCTCGGTGGCATGAAATGCTTGTATGCACATGCGTATTACACTGAGCAGGAATTCTGGGACACCTACGATGAAaagaagtacatggagcTGCGGAGGAAGTATCACGCTGAGAGCCTACCAAGCGTTTACGACAAAGTCAAGGTCGATCTCCAGGGCGTAGCGGGAGGAATAAGGGTAGACAAGCGGGAGTCGTGGCAGGAATGGGCACACCGGCAGTTCTGGAGTACATGGCCGATTGGCGGGTTGTATGGTGTTGCGAGTGCGACCAAAGGGTTGTTTTTCAAGAGCGACTTTTTGCTTAAAAAGTAA
- a CDS encoding Myosin-tail-1 multi-domain protein produces MARLSGLPSEHHHEGPGDAPRRKRGRPSKHHTPSEEMSSAGKRTASPTAEISQTKRMKRIEADDDDEDQDQIAEEIQQSFSRSQRAGETINVQTQTQTQTRKTTRRHSEPPVAVSDDEDELMGFPSTQPLPGLTPHLDRVGASRSRFTTARRARMSMPAQLQIERVDEIDENHTNHVQFAPLTQVLDNRARRRLRRSHLSQEVNSFEDHQKKDKKMFLELRRQLREQDEKIKDLEYRLEARRLGEIDLSDAHADELQVELDEARQQIDELRASSLYNGDDNDTGAALSDDDDDALVMVNPDELHLSQDLDMEPVPNGKYTERALEIASQMTLESLPTLSQLNRDSLMEGESVVVDRIDEQVVERYERELQQMSKTLGESQGALRVITIALQNLRYVEAGASSIDILNNLRQGFEDLRAQTEKFFPGTTAGLTNQQLHRKVPQLFSGIFYELNEKLAMLHDSQKTEVLLRRQYEGVLDLLGESEERVKELEANVSTLDKTNEDKQRVILELEERNTALTTLTSEQEIKLNQQDDQIAGLENDNQNKDTSLQRLREALDKYREDLDHVTTTATEFEATHHDMIARIEQEHATAMEELEAERAAEQEGRLAAEADVDQKNEYIQQLEESITRMEAEVDNITAEISALTQRLGEEEEARKDAEQDRDEQVEQVYQHANTIENLNETITELREQLADARENLEAERAQREQTEADLDEAKTSIEELSNRLHNTGLQANELRSKLFQLQQEKEAAISELEQEAEEREDDLNNQLAAETKLREAGEDTIEQLKQDILDLQAQIATLDDNLDDMTQARNDLEQERDVQVEKLYSQLEQVETKYSALENSTKSTITSLQANITDLNNQVQQQQNDIDDLMEQVAERDRAYLEDTTALKDEVDVLKNDLTKKEAENEAYRRENDSLSRRVENEANELLNIVGSHNDQVNSLNAVIKSNEATIKNLQDTSAKRATEFEEMLEERNKEITEMRLEGEARAESIVILEAQIEDMKERFRLTTEDNQATIDALTLSQRQLQEQNERLADDLKRRNQETLRVIQEMKHKRIEVKTQGVDLHRVINGKVAKTSEKIKIGKKGKKKIAKRQWDSGFGVDEAVEDEELNGEEPLAA; encoded by the coding sequence ATGGCGCGTCTCAGTGGCCTTCCCTCTGAGCACCACCACGAGGGTCCTGGCGACGCTCCACGCCGCAAGCGCGGCCGCccatcaaaacaccacacGCCTTCCGAAGAGATGAGTTCGGCGGGCAAGCGCACCGCCTCGCCCACTGCAGAGATCTCGCAGACGAAGCGTATGAAGCGGATTGAAgccgacgatgacgatgaagacCAGGACCAGATCGCCGAGGAGATTCAGCAGTCCTTCTCGCGCTCGCAGCGGGCTGGCGAGACCATCAACGTGCAGACGCAGACCCAAACGCAGACCCGCAAAACTACCCGCCGACACTCTGAGCCCCCCGTTGCCGTATCCGATGACGAGGACGAACTCATGGGCTTTCCATCTACTCAGCCCCTACCCGGTCTGACACCCCACCTCGACCGCGTCGGTGCCTCCCGTAGCCGCTTCACCACTGCGCGCCGTGCCCGCATGTCGATGCCAGCGCAGCTGCAGATTGAGCGTGTGGACGAAATCGACGAGAACCACACCAACCACGTCCAGTTCGCACCCCTTACACAAGTCCTTGACAACCGCGCCCGTCGCCGTCTGCGCCGTAGCCACCTTAGTCAGGAGGTGAACAGCTTTGAAGACCACCAgaagaaggacaagaagaTGTTCCTGGAGCTGCGCCGCCAGCTGCGGGAACAGGATGAGAAAATTAAGGACTTGGAATACCGTCTCGAGGCCCGTCGGCTTGGAGAGATCGACCTCTCTGATGCGCATGCCGATGAGCTGCAAGTTGAGCTGGACGAGGCTCGGCAGCAAATCGACGAGCTACGTGCCTCCTCGCTGTACAACggcgacgacaacgacacTGGTGCTGCTCTTTctgacgacgatgacgatgcCCTTGTCATGGTAAACCCCGACGAGTTGCACTTGTCGCAAGATTTGGACATGGAGCCTGTGCCCAATGGAAAATACACCGAACGTGCGCTTGAGATTGCGAGCCAGATGACGCTTGAATCTTTGCCAACACTCTCTCAGCTCAACCGCGACAGCTTGATGGAAGGCGAGAGTGTCGTAGTAGACAGGATCGACGAGCAGGTTGTCGAGCGATATGAGCGGGAACTGCAGCAGATGAGCAAGACACTGGGCGAATCTCAGGGTGCGCTGCGTGTCATCACTATTGCACTCCAGAACCTCCGCTACGTAGAGGCCGGTGCTTCCTCTATCGATATCCTCAATAACCTACGCCAAGGATTCGAGGACCTACGAGCGCAGACCGAGAAGTTTTTCCCAGGCACCACTGCTGGCCTTACAAACCAGCAGCTCCATCGCAAGGTTCCCCAGCTCTTCAGTGGTATCTTCTACGAGCTCAACGAGAAGCTGGCCATGCTCCACGATTCCCAGAAGACTGAAGTGCTTCTGCGACGACAGTATGAGGGTGTCCTCGATCTGCTGGGTGAATCCGAGGAGCGGGTGAAGGAGCTGGAGGCGAACGTCTCCACGCTCGACAAGACCAACGAGGACAAGCAGCGCGTCATCCTTGAACTTGAGGAGCGCAACACTGCCTTGACGACCTTGACCAGTGAACAGGAAATCAAACTCAACCAACAAGATGACCAGATTGCTGGCCTTGAGAATGATAATCAAAACAAGGACACCTCCCTACAGCGACTCCGCGAAGCTCTCGACAAGTATCGGGAGGACCTTGACCATGTCACGACCACTGCAACGGAATTCGAAGCTACACATCACGACATGATCGCACGCATTGAGCAAGAACATGCCACCGCCATGGAAGAGCTGGAGGCTGAGCGAGCCGCCGAGCAAGAAGGCCGGCTAGCCGCCGAGGCTGATGTTGACCAGAAGAACGAATACATACAACAGCTGGAAGAGAGTATCACTCGCATGGAGGCTGAAGTTGACAATATCACCGCCGAAATCTCCGCGCTCACACAGCGTCTgggcgaagaagaagaggcACGCAAAGATGCCGAGCAGGACCGCGATGAACAGGTTGAGCAGGTctatcaacatgccaacACCATCGAGAACCTCAACGAGACCATTACTGAGCTCAGGGAACAGCTTGCTGACGCCCGTGAAAACCTGGAGGCTGAGCGTGCTCAACGCGAACAAACTGAGGCCGATCTCGATGAGGCGAAGACGAGCATCGAAGAACTCTCCAACCGTCTTCACAACACCGGCCTCCAGGCTAACGAGCTTCGGTCCAAGCTTTTTCAGCTCCAGCAGGAAAAAGAGGCCGCCATCAGTGAACTTGAGCAGGAGGCTGAAGAGCGCGAAGATGACCTCAACAATCAGCTCGCGGCCGAGACTAAGCTTCGTGAGGCTGGTGAGGACACCATCGAGCAGTTGAAGCAGGACATCTTGGACCTGCAAGCCCAAATCGCGACGCTCGATGACAACCTCGACGACATGACACAGGCTCGCAACGACCTTGAACAAGAGCGAGACGTTCAAGTCGAGAAGCTTTACTCTCAGCTTGAACAAGTAGAGACAAAGTACTCTGCACTCGAAAATTCGACCAAATCTACCATCACATCTTTGCAAGCCAACATCACGGACCTCAACAACCAGgtgcagcagcagcaaaaTGACATTGATGACCTCATGGAGCAAGTTGCTGAGAGAGATCGAGCTTATCTAGAGGACACAACCGCTCTCAAGGACGAGGTTGATGTTCTCAAGAACGACCTCACAAAGAAAGAGGCTGAGAACGAGGCCTACCGCAGGGAAAATGATTCGCTCTCCCGGCGTGTTGAGAACGAGGCAAATGAACTGCTCAACATTGTCGGCTCGCACAACGATCAAGTCAACTCACTTAACGCTGTCATCAAGTCCAATGAAGCTACTATCAAGAACCTGCAAGACACATCCGCGAAGCGTGCCACAGAGTTCGAAGAGATGCTTGAGGAGCGCAACAAGGAGATCACCGAGATGCGCCTTGAAGGTGAGGCTCGTGCCGAGTCGATTGTCATTCTGGAAGCCCAAATCGAAGACATGAAGGAGCGCTTCCGTCTTACCACAGAGGATAACCAGGCCACCATCGATGCCTTGACCCTTTCTCAACGACAACTCCAGGAGCAGAACGAGCGTCTTGCCGATGACCTCAAGCGTCGCAACCAGGAGACTCTTCGAGTTATCCAGGAGATGAAGCACAAGCGCATCGAAGTAAAGACCCAAGGCGTAGATCTCCACCGCGTCATCAACGGTAAAGTGGCCAAGACAAGCGAGAAGATCAAGATTGGTAAGAAGGGTAAGAAGAAGATTGCCAAGCGCCAATGGGATTCTGGATTTGGTGTCGACGAGGCCGTTGAGGACGAAGAGCTCAATGGCGAAGAGCCACTTGCCGCATAG